The region GTGGATCGCCAGCATCGTTGGCCGATCATCGGCTGCCAACGTTTCGGCGAGCCAGTCGAGCTGCGCCTTGCCCAAAAGGCCATGAGGTTTTCCAGGTACATTGGAATCGAGCGCGATCAGGCGCAGCGAGCCAATATCCGCCGTGTAATAAAGCTTTTCGCCCGAAGCCTCTGAAATGCCGGGATAGTCGGAAAAGGCTGAGCGCATGCCCTCGGAGGTGTCGTGATTCCCGGGGATCATGTAGATCGGCATGGGCAATCTTGCGAGAATATGCCGGGCAAGGGCGTATTCGCGTGGATCGTCGCGATCTGTGAGGTCGCCGGTGATCACGACGGCGTCGGGACGATGCTCGAGCCCCAGGATTGCCCGGATGGCTCGCTCCGCGAGCATGTTTGTGTCGCTGACGCGGTAGCAGGTCAGGCCGCTGGGGCGAAGGTGGAGATCTGTGATCTGGGCAATGAGTGTCATGTCGGGTCCTGGTGGATGACGAGCCTTGGGGCGGGAATGACGATAACGATGCCGATGGCGGTGGCAAGCGCCTGTTTCCCTTTTCCTCTGGCTCATGTAGGAGGAAGCAGCGTGGAGCTTTACGCATCCCGTATGACAGTTTTGTCACCAGATGTATGAGTGGACGGGTCGAGCGAAATGACCGAAACAACGCAGGGCGATCAAAGCAGCCCTGAAGCAGCGCCAGATTCGAGCTCAGGCGAGCGCACAGGCTCCGCCGATCATCGCGCTGGTGGTGCCCCCGGCGAAACCCAAGTTCGGCCGCGGCCGATCTGGATGCGCCTTTTCGGACATGATCTGTCAGCACCGCTCCTTCTGCTGGTCCTGTCGATTGCTTTGTTTGCACCGGGTCAATGGACCGTTCCGCCGCTTGATCGCGACGAACCGCGGTTCACGCAAGCCACAAAGCAGATGCTGGAAACTGGCGACTATGTCGACATTCGTTTTCAGGACGAGGCACGGCACAAAAAGCCCGTCGGCATCTATTGGCTTCAGGCTGCCTCCGTCAAATTGACCGGCCACGACGCAAGCGCGCCGCTTTGGGCCTATCGACTACCTTCTCTCATCGGAAGCGTGCTGGCCGTTCTTCTGGCCTATTGGATGGCCCGCGCTTTCACAGGACAACCGGCCTCGCTTCTTGTCGGACTCTTCATGGCTGCTGCCATAATTGTGGGGGTTGAGGCACGGCTAGCGAAGACCGATGCGGTTCTTTTTGCGGCGATTTTGCTGGCTCAGGGTGCGCTGGCCCGGCTCTGGATGAGAAACACGGAACATCGTCAGTGGGGTCTCGCCTTTGTCTTCTGGACGGCACTGGCTGCAGGCGTTCTGATCAAGGGGCCCGTCGCTCCAATGGTCGTTGGGCTGACGGTCATCGCCCTTTTTGCGCTGACCAGAAAATTTCGCTGGTTCAAGGGCGCCGTTCCGCTCCTTGGCGCGCTCTGGTTTGTGCTGCTGGTCGTGCCGTGGTTTGTAGCAATCTGGATCGCGACGGACGGTACATTCTTTCAAGAAGCAATTGGCAAGGATCTGCTTGGCAAGGTCGGGCAGGGGCAAGAGGGACATGGCGCACCGCCACTGACACACCTCGGCGCGATGTTCGGCGTCTTCTGGCCACTTCCAGCCTTTGTGATCCTGTCGATCTCGACCATTTGGCGCGAGCGCGCAAGCCGGTTGGTGGTCTTTTCGGCTGCCTGGTTCCTTCCGTCCTGGGTCGTGTTCGAGCTGGTTGCGACCAAGCTTCCCCATTATACAATGCCACTGTTGCCGGCGCTGGCCTTGCCGGTGGCCGCCGCACTTGTCGATGGAGCAGGAGAAAACGCGCGGAAATCGGTGCGCTGGCTTGCCGCGATCCTGGTGGCCCTACCGCCGCTTGGTCTGGCGGTCGCCTCATTTGCCGGACCGCTGTATCTTGGCGATTGGCCGTCGCCGCCCGGTGTTGTTTTGTGCGCAATCGGTGCGGTGCTTGTCCTGTTCTCTGCCTCACGTGTTCTTGCGGGCGCTGCGCTCCACGGCGTGCCCACCGCTGTTGCGGCAAGCCTTGCCATTGCTGTTGGCTTTTGGGGCTTCGTCGGTCCGGCGCTCACAACCATCTGGGTGAGCCCGCGCTTGGTCGAAGCGATCGATGCAGTGCCGGCATGCAATGATCCGATGGTCGTGACGAGCGGTTTTCACGAGCCGAGCTTCATCTTCCTGCAGGGCACGGACACGAAGATCGTGCCGGCCGCGCAGGCCGCAGAGTTTTTGAACGAAAACAGCGCCAATTATGCCGGTTGCCGTATTGCGGTCATAGAAAGCCGTCAGGAGGACGCGTTTCTTGGGGCTGCCAAGGCGATTGGACTTGTGCCAAAGTTGGTAAGCAGGCTAGAGGGCTTGAATATCAATGGTGGCAAACAGCTGGACATCGGTCTCTACAGGGCTGGTGCGCCGGCTGAAAAGGCTGAATGACCAGCCAGGCGACGGGCCGGATGACGACAGAAAATTTTGCCGACAGGCTTAAGATGACCGGATCGCGCATGCTGCGGAATTTCCGCTCTGTTCGCGCGATTATCGCCGATCGCCGGGATCGGGCTCAGCGCTTTCAAGATCCGCTGCGACCTGGCCAAAGACCCCAGGACATTCTTGCGATCCTGTTGCTGACAGTCGGTGTCGCGGTCGTTGCGCTTGATATTCCGACCTATCCGTGGCTGCGCTCGCTGCCCGGCGAATATTGGTCGACTTTCAACGCCTTCACCGATGTTGGCAAGGCGCACTGGATCTTATGGTCTTGCGGCCTTCTTTGTCTTTATCTTCTGGCGCTGGATGCGTCTAAGCTGACGTTCCGCCTGCGCATGACTGTCGGCGCTGCCTTCACCTATGCGGGCTTTGTCTTCTACACAGTTGCGGCGACCGGCATCCTCGCCATCATCTTCAAATGGACACTGGGGCGCGCACGGCCCAAACTGTATGAGCAGGTCGGTCCGGTCGAATTTGATTTCTTGGCCCTTCACGGATCCTACACAAGTTTTCCGTCGGGCCATTCGACGAC is a window of Labrenzia sp. CE80 DNA encoding:
- a CDS encoding phosphodiesterase, whose product is MTLIAQITDLHLRPSGLTCYRVSDTNMLAERAIRAILGLEHRPDAVVITGDLTDRDDPREYALARHILARLPMPIYMIPGNHDTSEGMRSAFSDYPGISEASGEKLYYTADIGSLRLIALDSNVPGKPHGLLGKAQLDWLAETLAADDRPTMLAIHHPPASTGIPHMDNIGLMDSEALAEVIAPHTHVERIICGHVHRPIVAAFAGKIMTLAPSVAHQLMLDFKEDSPSMFSFEPAAYFLHQHTPKSGTVTHTAYVENYPGPFPFWSDEGVTWPGDKPE
- a CDS encoding glycosyltransferase family 39 protein → MTETTQGDQSSPEAAPDSSSGERTGSADHRAGGAPGETQVRPRPIWMRLFGHDLSAPLLLLVLSIALFAPGQWTVPPLDRDEPRFTQATKQMLETGDYVDIRFQDEARHKKPVGIYWLQAASVKLTGHDASAPLWAYRLPSLIGSVLAVLLAYWMARAFTGQPASLLVGLFMAAAIIVGVEARLAKTDAVLFAAILLAQGALARLWMRNTEHRQWGLAFVFWTALAAGVLIKGPVAPMVVGLTVIALFALTRKFRWFKGAVPLLGALWFVLLVVPWFVAIWIATDGTFFQEAIGKDLLGKVGQGQEGHGAPPLTHLGAMFGVFWPLPAFVILSISTIWRERASRLVVFSAAWFLPSWVVFELVATKLPHYTMPLLPALALPVAAALVDGAGENARKSVRWLAAILVALPPLGLAVASFAGPLYLGDWPSPPGVVLCAIGAVLVLFSASRVLAGAALHGVPTAVAASLAIAVGFWGFVGPALTTIWVSPRLVEAIDAVPACNDPMVVTSGFHEPSFIFLQGTDTKIVPAAQAAEFLNENSANYAGCRIAVIESRQEDAFLGAAKAIGLVPKLVSRLEGLNINGGKQLDIGLYRAGAPAEKAE
- a CDS encoding phosphatase PAP2 family protein, whose amino-acid sequence is MTTENFADRLKMTGSRMLRNFRSVRAIIADRRDRAQRFQDPLRPGQRPQDILAILLLTVGVAVVALDIPTYPWLRSLPGEYWSTFNAFTDVGKAHWILWSCGLLCLYLLALDASKLTFRLRMTVGAAFTYAGFVFYTVAATGILAIIFKWTLGRARPKLYEQVGPVEFDFLALHGSYTSFPSGHSTTVGAIATALALIFPTWRWLIIVSAFWVAFSRIMVGAHYPSDVIAGTLLGMTFTFFTARALARRRIGFCLSETGRIEPIISRHSARICARAVWYAVTGRRRAYRDETEFDGMAASDMKRDTDE